Proteins from a genomic interval of Zingiber officinale cultivar Zhangliang chromosome 1B, Zo_v1.1, whole genome shotgun sequence:
- the LOC122052585 gene encoding regulatory-associated protein of TOR 1-like isoform X2, whose product MALGDLMSSRLSGSSPSVSHHLDEFSGREDGEDEVGERELEAAQPSGSNLQVTAAAAEGNSMVYLTQTVVLSEFLHEGFEDCTEVGPSDNGLVSKWRPKDRLKTGCVALVLCLNIGVNPPDVIKISPCAQMECWIDPHSMAAPKALETIGKALHAQYECWQRRVRYKLQLDPTVEEVKKLCNTCRKYAKSERVLFHYNGHGVPKPTANGEIWVFNKSYTQYIPLPINELDSWLKTPSIYVFDCSAAGMIVKAFLERQDWNTSAASGSSSKDFIMLAACEAHETLPQSVEFPADVFTSCLTTPIKMALRWFSSRSLLRDSLNYSLIDQIPGLQNERKTLLGELNWIFTAVTDTIAWNVLPRDLFQRLFRQDLLVASLFRNFLLAERIMRAANCSPISYPLLPPTHQHHMWDAWDMAAEICLSKLPQLIDNPNADFQPSPFFTEQLTAFEVWLAHGSKHKKPPEQLPIVLQVLLSQSHRFRALVLLGKFLDMGPWAVDLALSVGIFPYVLKLLQTTATELRQILVFIWTKILALDKSCQVDLVKDGGHTYFIRFLDSMDAYAEQRAMAAFVLAVVVDGHRRGQEACIQANLINVCLKHLQIANPSDGQTEPLLLQWLCLCLGKLWEDFPEAQIIGSHADGPATILPLLLEPQPEVRASAVFALGTLIDVASVTFDDGHRVDEDFEDDEKLKSELNIIKNLLQLAVDGSPLVRAEVAVALARFAFAYNKPLKLTAAENWKHLSSLPSLASINHPNSLSPSQFMQSGRTIAHSGLVLRGNRENNTAGREGRISRSSPISSVGIMHGSPLSDDSSHHSDSGILAKEIGSNGVLNFSRARPLDNALCSQFTMALCNMAKDPSPRVASLAQRSLSIIGVELVVTKAPRLGVHPGDSSVPSRTSNLPGLARSSSWFDLNAVNAGQISVAFRTPPVSPPRQNYMAGLRRVCSLEFRPHQLNSPDTGLADPLLGAAGLSGGSERSLLPHSTIYNWSCGHFSRPLLAGADDNEETISRREERERIALDCMVKCQHSSNVKLANQIASWDTKFETGTKVSLLLPFSPIVVAADENEHIRVWNYEEPTSLNNFNNHESSDRGISKLSLVNEFDDSLLLVASSDGNVRFWKNFTVRGKQKLVTAFSSVLGHRSAARGTFAVVDWQQQSGYLYASSDTSPVLLWDLDKEQLVNSIPSSSDNCISALSASQVHSGQFAAGFVDGTIRIYDIRTPEMPVCTAQPHTQKVEKVVGIGFQPGFDPTKIVSASLAGDIQFLDFRNQSEPYLTFDAHRGSLTALAIHRHAPIIASGSAKQLVKVFSLNGEPLGMIRNYPTFMAQRIGSVSCLTFHPYKVLLAIGAGDACVSIYADDSYQTR is encoded by the exons ATGGCGCTGGGAGATCTGATGTCGTCCAGGTTGTCCGGGTCGTCGCCGTCCGTTTCGCATCATTTGGATGAGTTCTCTGGCCGGGAGGATGGGGAAGACGAAGTGGGAGAGAGGGAGCTGGAGGCGGCGCAGCCATCTGGGAGCAACTTGCAGGTGACGGCTGCTGCTGCCGAAGGCAATAGCATGGTGTACTTGACTCAGACAGTCGTTCTCTCGGAATTTCTGCATGAAGGTTTCGAGGATTGCACGGAGGTAGGGCCTTCAGACAACGGGTTGGTGTCGAAGTGGCGGCCCAAGGACCGG CTTAAAACGGGTTGTGTAGCACTCGTGTTATGTTTAAATATTGGTGTGAACCCGCCTGATGTTATAAAAATATCTCCTTGTGCCCAGATGGAGTGTTGGATAG ATCCTCATTCTATGGCTGCTCCAAAAGCTCTTGAAACAATTGGAAAGGCATTGCATGCTCAGTATGAATGTTGGCAGCGTCGG GTTCGTTATAAGCTTCAACTTGATCCCACAGTGGAGGAAGTGAAGAAGCTTTGTAATACTTGCCGGAAATATGCTAAGTCAGAAAGGGTTCTCTTTCATTATAATGGGCATGGAGTGCCTAAGCCTACAGCAAATGGAGAAATTTGGGTCTTCAACAAG AGTTACACACAATATATTCCATTACCTATCAATGAGCTCGACTCATGGCTTAAGACACCTTCAATCTATGTGTTTGACTGCTCTGCAGCAGGGATGATTGTCAAAGCCTTTCTAGAG CGCCAAGATTGGAATACCTCTGCTGCATCTGGTTCCTCATCAAAGGATTTTATTATGCTTGCTGCTTGTGAAGCACATGAGACTCTTCCACAAAGTGTTGAATTTCCTGCTGATGTGTTCACATCCTGCCTCACTACACCTATAAAAATGGCATTGCGTTG GTTTTCCTCTCGATCTTTACTTCGTGATTCTCTCAACTACTCTCTTATCGATCAAATTCCTGGGCTTCAGAATGAACGAAAGACGCTTCTAGGGGAGCTGAATTGGATTTTTACTGCTGTTACCGACACAATTGCATGGAATGTCCTTCCTCGTG ATCTTTTCCAGAGACTGTTTAGGCAAGACCTGTTAGTTGCAAGTCTCTTTCGCAATTTCTTACTTGCTGAGCGAATTATGAGAGCTGCTAACTGCTCTCCTATTTCATATCCATTGTTGCCACCAACTCATCAGCATCATATGTG GGATGCATGGGATATGGCTGCTGAAATTTGCTTGTCTAAACTTCCACAGTTGATTGATAATCCAAATGCTGACTTCCAG CCAAGCCCATTCTTTACAGAGCAACTGACAGCTTTTGAGGTGTGGCTGGCCCATGGCTCCAAACACAAGAAACCACCAGAACAGCTTCCAATAGTTCTTCAG GTTCTACTGAGCCAGTCTCATCGATTCCGTGCATTGGTCCTCTTAGGAAAATTCCTTGATATGGGACCTTGGGCTGTGGATCTG gcGTTGTCTGTTGGCATCTTTCCTTATGTCTTAAAGCTTTTACAAACCACTGCTACTGAATTGCGACAAATACTGGTCTTCATTTGGACCAAAATTCTTGCTCTTGACAAG TCTTGTCAGGTAGATCTGGTGAAAGATGGTGGTCACACATATTTTATCAGGTTTCTTGATAGCATGGATGCCTATGCTGAGCAGCGAGCAATGGCTGCTTTTGTCTTGGCAGTTGTAGTGGATGGACATCGGCGGGGACAAGAAGCATGTATTCAAGCAAATTTGATAAATGTGTGCCTGAAGCATTTACAAATTGCTAATCCAAGTGATGGGCAAACTGAACCTTTACTTCTCCAATGGCTTTGTTTATGTCTGGGAAAGCTCTGGGAAGATTTTCCGGAAGCACAAATCATAGGTTCTCATGCAGATGGACCAGCAACTATTTTACCTTTATTGCTGGAGCCACAGCCTGAG GTTAGAGCTTCTGCTGTTTTTGCTTTGGGGACTCTTATTGATGTTGCATCTGTCACATTTGATGATGGGCATAGAGTTGATGAGGACTTTGAGGATGATGAAAAGTTAAAGTCCGAGTTGAATATCATTAAAAATCTTCTACAACTTGCTGTGGATGGAAGTCCTTTGGTGAGGGCTGAGGTTGCTGTAG CTCTTGCACGCTTTGCCTTTGCTTACAACAAACCTCTTAAGTTAACTGCTGCTGAAAATTGGAAGCATCTGAGCTCTTTGCCATCTCTGGCCAGCATAAATCATCCTAACAGCTTATCACCCAGTCAATTTATGCAGTCAGGAAGAACCATCGCACATAGTGGTCTTGTATTAAGAGGTAACCGTGAGAATAATACAGCTGGTAGAGAAGGAAGGATATCCAGAAGTAGTCCTATTTCATCGGTTGGCATAATGCATGGCTCTCCACTGTCTGATGATTCTTCTCATCATTCTGATTCTGGGATACTGGCCAAAGAAATTGGTAGTAATGGGGTCCTTAATTTCTCTAGAGCAAGACCTTTGGATAATGCTTTATGTTCTCAGTTTACTATGGCTTTGTGTAACATGGCAAAGGATCCTTCTCCTCGTGTTGCAAGCCTTGCCCAAAGATCACTCTCCATAATTGGTGTTGAACTAGTGGTTACTAAAGCTCCAAGGTTAGGTGTACACCCGGGAGATTCTTCTGTTCCATCTCGCACTTCTAATCTTCCTGGATTGGCACGTTCATCCTCATGGTTTGACTTGAATGCTG TTAATGCAGGTCAGATATCTGTGGCATTCCGAACCCCTCCGGTCAGCCCTCCTCGTCAAAATTATATGGCAGGACTGCGCCGAGTATGCTCTCTGGAGTTCAGGCCACATCAACTAAATTCTCCAGATACTGGATTAGCTGATCCACTTCTAGGAGCTGCTGGATTGTCTGGTGGTTCTGAACGTAGCTTACTTCCACATTCAACTATTTATAACTGGAGTTGTGGTCATTTTTCTAGACCGCTTCTTGCTGGAGCTGATGACAATGAAGAAACTATTTctagaagagaagaaagagagagaatTGCTTTAGATTGCATGGTTAAGTGCCAACATTCTT CTAATGTAAAACTTGCCAATCAAATTGCTAGCTGGGACACCAAGTTTGAAACAGGCACGAAGGTTTCATTGCTCTTGCCATTTTCTCCAATTGTAGTTGCTGCTGATGAGAATGAACATATCAG GGTATGGAATTATGAAGAACCTACTTCTTTGAACAATTTTAATAATCATGAATCATCTGATAGAGGGATATCCAAGCTCTCCCTAGTGAATGAATTTGATGACAGCTTGCTTCTAGTTGCTTCAA GTGATGGAAATGTTCGTTTTTGGAAAAATTTCACAGTAAGGGGAAAACAGAAACTTGTAACAGCATTTTCTTCAGTCCTAGGTCATCGGAGTGCAGCTCGTGGTACATTTGCAGTTGTTGACTGGCAGCAACAGTCTGGCTATTTG tatGCTTCTAGTGACACATCACCTGTCCTGCTTTGGGATCTGGACAAAGAACAGCTAGTTAACTCCATCCCATCATCCTCTGACAACTGCATATCAGCATTG TCTGCTTCTCAAGTTCACAGTGGTCAATTTGCAGCTGGCTTTGTTGATGGCACTATCAGGATATATGATATCCGCACTCCTGAAAT GCCGGTCTGCACTGCTCAACCTCATACACAGAAGGTGGAGAAGGTTGTGGGAATTGGGTTTCAGCCTGGATTTGATCCAACTAAG ATTGTCAGTGCATCGCTTGCAGGGGATATACAGTTCTTGGATTTCAGAAACCAATCCGAACCATATCTTACCTTCGATGCACATAGGGGCTCTCTTACTGCCTTGGCAATTCATCGACATGCCCCAATTATTGCGAGTGGTTCGGCTAAGCAACTTGTGAAGGTTTTCAGCCTAAATGGAGAACCGCTAGGCATGATCAGAAATTACCCCACTTTCATGGCTCAGAGAATAGGTTCTGTTAGTTGTCTTACTTTCCACCCGTACAAAGTACTCCTTGCTATTGGTGCAGGGGATGCCTGTGTATCTATTTATGCAGACGACAGTTACCAAACAAGATAA
- the LOC122052585 gene encoding regulatory-associated protein of TOR 2-like isoform X8 encodes MALGDLMSSRLSGSSPSVSHHLDEFSGREDGEDEVGERELEAAQPSGSNLQVTAAAAEGNSMVYLTQTVVLSEFLHEGFEDCTEVGPSDNGLVSKWRPKDRLKTGCVALVLCLNIGVNPPDVIKISPCAQMECWIDPHSMAAPKALETIGKALHAQYECWQRRQQVRYKLQLDPTVEEVKKLCNTCRKYAKSERVLFHYNGHGVPKPTANGEIWVFNKSYTQYIPLPINELDSWLKTPSIYVFDCSAAGMIVKAFLERQDWNTSAASGSSSKDFIMLAACEAHETLPQSVEFPADVFTSCLTTPIKMALRWFSSRSLLRDSLNYSLIDQIPGLQNERKTLLGELNWIFTAVTDTIAWNVLPRDLFQRLFRQDLLVASLFRNFLLAERIMRAANCSPISYPLLPPTHQHHMWDAWDMAAEICLSKLPQLIDNPNADFQPSPFFTEQLTAFEVWLAHGSKHKKPPEQLPIVLQVLLSQSHRFRALVLLGKFLDMGPWAVDLALSVGIFPYVLKLLQTTATELRQILVFIWTKILALDKSCQVDLVKDGGHTYFIRFLDSMDAYAEQRAMAAFVLAVVVDGHRRGQEACIQANLINVCLKHLQIANPSDGQTEPLLLQWLCLCLGKLWEDFPEAQIIGSHADGPATILPLLLEPQPEVRASAVFALGTLIDVASVTFDDGHRVDEDFEDDEKLKSELNIIKNLLQLAVDGSPLVRAEVAVALARFAFAYNKPLKLTAAENWKHLSSLPSLASINHPNSLSPSQFMQSGRTIAHSGLVLRGNRENNTAGREGRISRSSPISSVGIMHGSPLSDDSSHHSDSGILAKEIGSNGVLNFSRARPLDNALCSQFTMALCNMAKDPSPRVASLAQRSLSIIGVELVVTKAPRLGVHPGDSSVPSRTSNLPGLARSSSWFDLNAVNAGQISVAFRTPPVSPPRQNYMAGLRRVCSLEFRPHQLNSPDTGLADPLLGAAGLSGGSERSLLPHSTIYNWSCGHFSRPLLAGADDNEETISRREERERIALDCMVKCQHSSNVKLANQIASWDTKFETGTKVSLLLPFSPIVVAADENEHIRVWNYEEPTSLNNFNNHESSDRGISKLSLVNEFDDSLLLVASSDGNVRFWKNFTVRGKQKLVTAFSSVLGHRSAARGTFAVVDWQQQSGYLYASSDTSPVLLWDLDKEQLVNSIPSSSDNCISALAGLHCSTSYTEGGEGCGNWVSAWI; translated from the exons ATGGCGCTGGGAGATCTGATGTCGTCCAGGTTGTCCGGGTCGTCGCCGTCCGTTTCGCATCATTTGGATGAGTTCTCTGGCCGGGAGGATGGGGAAGACGAAGTGGGAGAGAGGGAGCTGGAGGCGGCGCAGCCATCTGGGAGCAACTTGCAGGTGACGGCTGCTGCTGCCGAAGGCAATAGCATGGTGTACTTGACTCAGACAGTCGTTCTCTCGGAATTTCTGCATGAAGGTTTCGAGGATTGCACGGAGGTAGGGCCTTCAGACAACGGGTTGGTGTCGAAGTGGCGGCCCAAGGACCGG CTTAAAACGGGTTGTGTAGCACTCGTGTTATGTTTAAATATTGGTGTGAACCCGCCTGATGTTATAAAAATATCTCCTTGTGCCCAGATGGAGTGTTGGATAG ATCCTCATTCTATGGCTGCTCCAAAAGCTCTTGAAACAATTGGAAAGGCATTGCATGCTCAGTATGAATGTTGGCAGCGTCGG CAACAGGTTCGTTATAAGCTTCAACTTGATCCCACAGTGGAGGAAGTGAAGAAGCTTTGTAATACTTGCCGGAAATATGCTAAGTCAGAAAGGGTTCTCTTTCATTATAATGGGCATGGAGTGCCTAAGCCTACAGCAAATGGAGAAATTTGGGTCTTCAACAAG AGTTACACACAATATATTCCATTACCTATCAATGAGCTCGACTCATGGCTTAAGACACCTTCAATCTATGTGTTTGACTGCTCTGCAGCAGGGATGATTGTCAAAGCCTTTCTAGAG CGCCAAGATTGGAATACCTCTGCTGCATCTGGTTCCTCATCAAAGGATTTTATTATGCTTGCTGCTTGTGAAGCACATGAGACTCTTCCACAAAGTGTTGAATTTCCTGCTGATGTGTTCACATCCTGCCTCACTACACCTATAAAAATGGCATTGCGTTG GTTTTCCTCTCGATCTTTACTTCGTGATTCTCTCAACTACTCTCTTATCGATCAAATTCCTGGGCTTCAGAATGAACGAAAGACGCTTCTAGGGGAGCTGAATTGGATTTTTACTGCTGTTACCGACACAATTGCATGGAATGTCCTTCCTCGTG ATCTTTTCCAGAGACTGTTTAGGCAAGACCTGTTAGTTGCAAGTCTCTTTCGCAATTTCTTACTTGCTGAGCGAATTATGAGAGCTGCTAACTGCTCTCCTATTTCATATCCATTGTTGCCACCAACTCATCAGCATCATATGTG GGATGCATGGGATATGGCTGCTGAAATTTGCTTGTCTAAACTTCCACAGTTGATTGATAATCCAAATGCTGACTTCCAG CCAAGCCCATTCTTTACAGAGCAACTGACAGCTTTTGAGGTGTGGCTGGCCCATGGCTCCAAACACAAGAAACCACCAGAACAGCTTCCAATAGTTCTTCAG GTTCTACTGAGCCAGTCTCATCGATTCCGTGCATTGGTCCTCTTAGGAAAATTCCTTGATATGGGACCTTGGGCTGTGGATCTG gcGTTGTCTGTTGGCATCTTTCCTTATGTCTTAAAGCTTTTACAAACCACTGCTACTGAATTGCGACAAATACTGGTCTTCATTTGGACCAAAATTCTTGCTCTTGACAAG TCTTGTCAGGTAGATCTGGTGAAAGATGGTGGTCACACATATTTTATCAGGTTTCTTGATAGCATGGATGCCTATGCTGAGCAGCGAGCAATGGCTGCTTTTGTCTTGGCAGTTGTAGTGGATGGACATCGGCGGGGACAAGAAGCATGTATTCAAGCAAATTTGATAAATGTGTGCCTGAAGCATTTACAAATTGCTAATCCAAGTGATGGGCAAACTGAACCTTTACTTCTCCAATGGCTTTGTTTATGTCTGGGAAAGCTCTGGGAAGATTTTCCGGAAGCACAAATCATAGGTTCTCATGCAGATGGACCAGCAACTATTTTACCTTTATTGCTGGAGCCACAGCCTGAG GTTAGAGCTTCTGCTGTTTTTGCTTTGGGGACTCTTATTGATGTTGCATCTGTCACATTTGATGATGGGCATAGAGTTGATGAGGACTTTGAGGATGATGAAAAGTTAAAGTCCGAGTTGAATATCATTAAAAATCTTCTACAACTTGCTGTGGATGGAAGTCCTTTGGTGAGGGCTGAGGTTGCTGTAG CTCTTGCACGCTTTGCCTTTGCTTACAACAAACCTCTTAAGTTAACTGCTGCTGAAAATTGGAAGCATCTGAGCTCTTTGCCATCTCTGGCCAGCATAAATCATCCTAACAGCTTATCACCCAGTCAATTTATGCAGTCAGGAAGAACCATCGCACATAGTGGTCTTGTATTAAGAGGTAACCGTGAGAATAATACAGCTGGTAGAGAAGGAAGGATATCCAGAAGTAGTCCTATTTCATCGGTTGGCATAATGCATGGCTCTCCACTGTCTGATGATTCTTCTCATCATTCTGATTCTGGGATACTGGCCAAAGAAATTGGTAGTAATGGGGTCCTTAATTTCTCTAGAGCAAGACCTTTGGATAATGCTTTATGTTCTCAGTTTACTATGGCTTTGTGTAACATGGCAAAGGATCCTTCTCCTCGTGTTGCAAGCCTTGCCCAAAGATCACTCTCCATAATTGGTGTTGAACTAGTGGTTACTAAAGCTCCAAGGTTAGGTGTACACCCGGGAGATTCTTCTGTTCCATCTCGCACTTCTAATCTTCCTGGATTGGCACGTTCATCCTCATGGTTTGACTTGAATGCTG TTAATGCAGGTCAGATATCTGTGGCATTCCGAACCCCTCCGGTCAGCCCTCCTCGTCAAAATTATATGGCAGGACTGCGCCGAGTATGCTCTCTGGAGTTCAGGCCACATCAACTAAATTCTCCAGATACTGGATTAGCTGATCCACTTCTAGGAGCTGCTGGATTGTCTGGTGGTTCTGAACGTAGCTTACTTCCACATTCAACTATTTATAACTGGAGTTGTGGTCATTTTTCTAGACCGCTTCTTGCTGGAGCTGATGACAATGAAGAAACTATTTctagaagagaagaaagagagagaatTGCTTTAGATTGCATGGTTAAGTGCCAACATTCTT CTAATGTAAAACTTGCCAATCAAATTGCTAGCTGGGACACCAAGTTTGAAACAGGCACGAAGGTTTCATTGCTCTTGCCATTTTCTCCAATTGTAGTTGCTGCTGATGAGAATGAACATATCAG GGTATGGAATTATGAAGAACCTACTTCTTTGAACAATTTTAATAATCATGAATCATCTGATAGAGGGATATCCAAGCTCTCCCTAGTGAATGAATTTGATGACAGCTTGCTTCTAGTTGCTTCAA GTGATGGAAATGTTCGTTTTTGGAAAAATTTCACAGTAAGGGGAAAACAGAAACTTGTAACAGCATTTTCTTCAGTCCTAGGTCATCGGAGTGCAGCTCGTGGTACATTTGCAGTTGTTGACTGGCAGCAACAGTCTGGCTATTTG tatGCTTCTAGTGACACATCACCTGTCCTGCTTTGGGATCTGGACAAAGAACAGCTAGTTAACTCCATCCCATCATCCTCTGACAACTGCATATCAGCATTG GCCGGTCTGCACTGCTCAACCTCATACACAGAAGGTGGAGAAGGTTGTGGGAATTGGGTTTCAGCCTGGATTTGA